ATTGACTATATCGAATCCGCTTCTCGCAGAACACGCATTAATCCTGGAATACCTTTTACCGTTTTGGGGACAGTATCCATTGAATTTTAACGCTATTTGATTTTCGGATGAAACAAAGTAAACGTGAGATATTCCAAAAAATTTGTGCAATCAGCTTACTACTGCTGAGCTCAGCTTGCAATCAGAGATTATCTCAAAATTCAGCATCAACTACGACACAGTCAACAGCCGACTGCCGGGTCGTTGAGCATGATGCCGGAGATACACAGGTTTGCGGGCAGCCGCAACGAGTAGCTACGCTCAGCCCTTATGTACTAGATATGATGCTGGCACTGGGGGTGCAGCCTGTTGGACATGTCGAATACTATTCAAGCACGCGCCAACAGTTCGATCGCCCAAGTGAACAAATTCCCTACTTAGGCGATCGCATCACAACGCAACCATTGAATCTTGGTGAGCGCCAAACTCCCTCCCTGGAAACACTGACTTTGCTTAAGCCAGATCTAATTTTGGGCGAACGTTGGCACTTTCAGAGTTATGACTTGTTCTCAAAAGTTGCCCCTACTGTATTGGTTGATTATGGCGAGGGTGGTGGCTGGCAAGAAGACATCCACCCCATTGCTAAAGCACTCGATCGCGAATCAGAAGCAGAACAAGTCATCGCGGTCCATGAACAGCAGGTGGCAGCCGTTCAACGCAAGTTAGCGTCGGTATTGGCAACTAATCCACGATTGTTATTGATCACTACAGTTGACAATTTGAGCGGCTCGATACATCTCTTTAATAAAGACACGCCAGGAACCCTGTTGGAACGTATTGGCTTTGAATTAATTGGATCGGAAGGGGTGAAACGAGGAACTGGCAAAACAATTTCAGTCGAAGTGTTGGCACAGTTTAGTCCTGATATTGTAATTGTCTCAGGCTCGCAGTATGGATCCCACGATCCGGAATTAAATAAGTTCAAACAGCAATGGAACCAAATCCCAATTCTACAAACCATGAAGGCCAACCGTAACGGATGTGTGTACTTTGTCGACAACTTACTTTGGGGTGGCAATGTTCGGGGTCCTATTTCTGAAGAAATCGTTATGGAGCAGCTTCCTGAACTGTTACTGCCACCCTGTCAAAATTCAAAACCTGAAAACTGAACAGGACTTACGCAGTTGAATGAATTTCGCCTCCCCCTACCCAACCACAAGTTGGGGGGAACCAACTCATATTTATCTTTCCCCCCAGAATTGGGGGGAACCAAAGGGGGGCAAGGGGGAAAGTGCGTAACTCCTGCTGAAATCCTCCTTGAGAAACCAGATTTTTGTCAGCTGCAAATTCTTTATTCACACTCTTAAGCAGTAAGCAGTATTATGCGTACCTTCTTCATTATTTGGTTGGGTCAATTTATCTCGGCGAACGGCAGTCGGATGACCAACTTTGCGATTAAAATTTGGGCTTGGGAACAAACTGGGCAAGTCACAACGCTCACCCTAATGGCATTTGTCAGTCTGCTTCCAGGAATATTGATTGCCCCAGTCGCGGGCTTAGTAGTCGATCGCTACAGTCGCAAACAATTGATGATGTTAGGTGACACAGTTGCAATTGGAGCAACCCTAATACTCTTGCTGCTTTACTTAGACAACAGCTTGCGAATTTGGCATATATACGTTGTTTCACTAGTTGAAGTGACATTTTATCAATTCCAACACTTGGCTTACTCAGCCTCCATTTCAATGTTGGTACCCAAGCAACACTATACTCGCGCCAGCAGCATGGAATTTCTGTCTTTCTATGGTGCGCTGGTTGTTGCCCCGGCTCTAGCAGGATCTCTCTATTACATCATTGGTTTTCCAGGTATTGTACTCATCGATATCATCACCTTTTCACTGGCGATTCTGACTGTCATATGGGTTCATATTCCTCAACCAATTATGACGCAGCTACCAAAGTTGCAAAAAGCGACGATTATAAGTGAGTTGCATTTTGGATTCCGGTATGTGAAGGGACATCCTAGCCTTTTTGCCTTGTTAACAGCGGTTGCCTTGTTTAACTTACCGATGGATTTAAGTGATGCCCTCTATTCACCGCTGATCCTGGCCCGAACTGACAATGATGCAGTAGTGTTAGGAACCTTAGCCTCAGCAGCAGGCATTGGCGGGGTGATTGGAGCTTCATTCATGAGTATTTGGGGGGGTCACAAGCGACGAATTAATGGTGTCTTAAGTGGCATGATTGGCGTCGGAATTAGCAAGTTTATCTTTGGCTTGAGCCGAACCATATTTATTTGGATTCCAGCTCAAGTCTGTTCCTCCTTCAATTTCCCAGTGATTGGAGGATCTGATCAAGCCATCTGGTTAAGCAAAGTTGAACCAGAACTGCAAGGACGCGTCTTTGCAGCTAATCAAATGGCTCGAAAAATGACGCTGGCGGTTGCCTTTTTAGTCGCTGGCCCCCTTGCTGATTATGTCTTTGAACCGGCTATGATGCCATCTGGTAGTCTAGCCCCAATATTCGGAGGATTATTCGGAACTGGTAGAGGTGCAGGCATTGCCCTCCTCTATGCACTCTGCGCTATTTGTATGTTGCTTGTGGGCTTTGCTGGCTACGCCTTCCCTCTTCTTCGCAACGTCGAATGCAGCATGCCCGATCATGATTCTTCCTCAGTTTAAGGAGATCCATAACTACATGACCACAACTATTGTCAGATGCTGTGTTTTCTTGTCAAGCAAATTGCCAGCACTATAACGCTGCGCCTGCATTCGCCT
This portion of the Halomicronema hongdechloris C2206 genome encodes:
- a CDS encoding ABC transporter substrate-binding protein, translated to MKQSKREIFQKICAISLLLLSSACNQRLSQNSASTTTQSTADCRVVEHDAGDTQVCGQPQRVATLSPYVLDMMLALGVQPVGHVEYYSSTRQQFDRPSEQIPYLGDRITTQPLNLGERQTPSLETLTLLKPDLILGERWHFQSYDLFSKVAPTVLVDYGEGGGWQEDIHPIAKALDRESEAEQVIAVHEQQVAAVQRKLASVLATNPRLLLITTVDNLSGSIHLFNKDTPGTLLERIGFELIGSEGVKRGTGKTISVEVLAQFSPDIVIVSGSQYGSHDPELNKFKQQWNQIPILQTMKANRNGCVYFVDNLLWGGNVRGPISEEIVMEQLPELLLPPCQNSKPEN
- a CDS encoding MFS transporter — protein: MRTFFIIWLGQFISANGSRMTNFAIKIWAWEQTGQVTTLTLMAFVSLLPGILIAPVAGLVVDRYSRKQLMMLGDTVAIGATLILLLLYLDNSLRIWHIYVVSLVEVTFYQFQHLAYSASISMLVPKQHYTRASSMEFLSFYGALVVAPALAGSLYYIIGFPGIVLIDIITFSLAILTVIWVHIPQPIMTQLPKLQKATIISELHFGFRYVKGHPSLFALLTAVALFNLPMDLSDALYSPLILARTDNDAVVLGTLASAAGIGGVIGASFMSIWGGHKRRINGVLSGMIGVGISKFIFGLSRTIFIWIPAQVCSSFNFPVIGGSDQAIWLSKVEPELQGRVFAANQMARKMTLAVAFLVAGPLADYVFEPAMMPSGSLAPIFGGLFGTGRGAGIALLYALCAICMLLVGFAGYAFPLLRNVECSMPDHDSSSV